One segment of Arvicanthis niloticus isolate mArvNil1 chromosome 5, mArvNil1.pat.X, whole genome shotgun sequence DNA contains the following:
- the Ipo13 gene encoding importin-13 isoform X3 has translation MERREEQLGAAGAGAAPALDFTVENVEKALHQLYYDPNIENKNLAQKWLMQAQVSPQAWHFSWQLLQPDKVPEIQYFGASALHIKISRYWSDIPTDQYESLKAQLFTQITRFASGSKIVLTRLCVALASLALSMMPDAWPCAVADMVRLFQAEDSPVDSQGRCLALLELLTVLPEEFQTSRLPQYRKGLVRTSLAVECGAVFPLLEQLLQQPSSPSCVRQKVLKCFSSWVQLEVPLQDCEALIQAAFAALQDSELFDSSVEAIVNAISQPDAQRYVNTLLKLIPLVLGLQDQLRQAVQNGDMETSHGICRIAVALGENHSRALLDQVEHWQSFLALVNMIMFCTGIPGHYPVNETTSSLTLTFWYTLQDDILSFEAEKQAVYQQVYRPVYFQLVDVLLHKAQFPSDEEYGFWSSDEKEQFRIYRVDISDTLMYVYEMLGAELLSNLYDKLGRLLTSSEEPYSWQHTEALLYGFQSIAETIDVNYSDVVPGLIGLIPRISISNVQLADTVMFTIGALSEWLADHPVMINSVLPLVLHALGNPELSVSSVSTLKKICRECKYDLPPYAANIVAVSQDVLMKQIHKTSQCMWLMQALGFLLSALQVEEILKNLHSLISPYIQQLEKLAEEIPNPSNKLAIVHILGLLSNLFTTLDVSHHEDDHEGPELRKLPVPQGPNPVVVVLQQVFQLIQKVLSKWLNDAQVVEAVCAIFEKSVKTLLDDFAPMVPQLCEMLGRMYSTVPQASALDLTRQLVHIFAHEPAHFPPIEALFLLVTSVTLTLFQQGPRDHPDIVDSFMQLLAQALKRKPDLFLCERLDVKAVFQCAVLALKFPEAPTVKASCGFFTELLPRCGEIESVGKVVQEDGRILLIAVLEPPEHVDQGGSAATWFSICPSQP, from the exons GCGCTGCACCAGCTCTACTACGACCCCAATATTGAGAACAAGAACCTGGCTCAGAAGTGGCTGATGCAGGCCCAGGTCTCTCCTCAGGCCTGGCATTTCAGCTGGCAGCTACTCCAGCCAGACAAGGTGCCTGAGATCCAGTACTTTGGGGCCAGTGCCCTGCACATCAAGATCTCTCGCTATTGGAGTGACATCCCTACCGACCAGTATGAAAGCTTAAAGGCGCAGCTCTTCACCCAGATCACCCGCTTTGCCAGTGGCTCCAAAATTGTGCTGACTCGGCTGTGTGTGGCACTGGCCTCACTTGCTCTCAGCATGATGCCTGATGCTTGGCCATGTGCTGTGGCAGATATGGTTCGGCTCTTCCAGGCTGAGGACTCACCGGTGGATAGCCAGGGCCGTTGTCTGGCCCTTCTAGAGTTGCTGACAGTTCTGCCCGAGGAGTTTCAGACCAGCCGCTTGCCCCAGTACCGCAAAGGTCTGGTGCGGACCAGCCTGGCTGTGGAGTGTGGGGCTGTCTTCCCATTGCTGGAGCAACTGCTACAACAGCCCAGCTCTCCCAGCTGTGTGCGTCAGAAGGTGCTCAAATGCTTCTCCAGCTGGGTGCAGCTGGAAGTACCCCTGCAGGACTGTGAGGCACTCATTCAGGCTGCCTTCGCTGCTCTGCAGGACTCGGAACTCTTTGACAGCAGCGTGGAGGCCATTGTCAATGCCATCTCCCAGCCAGATGCCCAAAG GTACGTGAACACACTCCTGAAACTCATTCCGCTGGTGCTGGGACTGCAGGATCAACTGCGGCAGGCAGTGCAGAATGGGGACATGGAGACCTCCCACGGCATCTGCCGCATTGCTGTGGCCCTGGGCGAGAACCACTCTCG ggCCTTGCTAGACCAAGTAGAGCACTGGCAGAGCTTCCTGGCACTCGTCAACATGATCATGTTCTGTACTGGCATCCCTGGCCACTATCCCGTCAACGAGACTACCAGCTCCCTCACTCTCACCTTCTGGTACACgctgcag gatgacattctgtcctttgAGGCAGAGAAGCAGGCTGTATACCAGCAGGTGTACCGGCCAGTCTACTTCCAGCTGGTGGACGTACTTCTGCACAAGGCCCAGTTTCCTTCTGATGAGGAATATGGATTTTGGTCCTCAGATGAAAAGGAGCAGTTCCGAATCTACAG GGTGGACATCTCAGACACACTCATGTATGTCTATGAGATGCTGGGGGCTGAGCTGCTTAGCAACCTCTATGACAAGCTGGGCCGTTTGCTCACCAGCTCAGAGGAGCCCTACTCCTGGCAG CACACAGAAGCCCTACTCTATGGCTTCCAGTCCATTGCAGAGACCATTGATGTCAACTACTCTGACGTGGTCCCCGGACTCATCGGCCTCATCCCACGGATCAGCATCAGCAATGTACAGCTGGCGGACACTGTCATGTTCACCATTG gAGCTCTGTCTGAATGGCTGGCTGACCACCCCGTCATGATCAACAGCGTTCTGCCCCTTGTGCTGCATGCCCTAGGCAATCCTGAGCTGTCCGTCTCATCTGTGTCAACCCTCAAAAAGATCTGCCGAGAGTGCAAGTATGACCTGCCGCCCTACGCTGCCAACATTGTGGCTGTCTCCCAG GATGTGCTGATGAAGCAGATCCACAAG ACAAGCCAGTGCATGTGGTTGATGCAGGCACTGGGCTTCCTGCTGTCAGCCCTGCAGGTAGAGGAGATCCTGAAGAACCTGCACTCACTCATCTCTCCCTACATCCAACAACTGGAGAAGCTGGCAGAAGAGATA CCTAATCCCTCCAACAAGCTGGCCATTGTCCACATCTTGGGGCTTCTTTCCAACCTCTTTACTACACTGGACGTCAGTCATCATGAGGATGATCACGAAGGCCCTGAGCTCCGGAAGCTGCCAGTGCCACAGGGACCCAACCCA GTGGTGGTTGTGTTGCAGCAAGTCTTCCAGCTCATCCAGAAGGTGCTGAGCAAGTGGCTGAATGATGCCCAGGTAGTCGAG GCAGTGTGCGCCATCTTTGAGAAGTCTGTTAAGACACTGCTGGATGACTTTGCCCCCATGGTGCCGCAGCTCTGTGAGATGCTGGGTCGGATGTACAGCACCGTTCCCCAGGCCTCTGCTCTTGACCTCACTCGACAG CTGGTCCACATCTTTGCCCACGAGCCTGCCCACTTTCCCCCAATAGAGGCCCTCTTCCTGCTGGTGACTTCCGTCACACTCACTCTCTTCCAGCAAG ggCCCAGGGATCATCCTGATATTGTTGATTCATTTATGCAACTCCTGGCACAG GCTTTGAAGCGGAAGCCAGATTTGTTCCTGTGTGAGCGATTGGATGTCAAAGCTGTGTTCCAGTGTG CTGTGCTGGCCCTCAAGTTCCCTGAGGCACCTACTGTCAAGGCCTCCTGTGGCTTCTTT ACTGAGCTGCTGCCTCGATGTGGGGAAATAGAGTCTGTGGGGAAAGTGGTACAGGAAGATGGCCGTATACTGCTCATAGCAGTACTGGAG cctcctgagcatgTGGATCAAGGAGGCTCTGCAGCCACCTGGTTTTCCATCTGCCCGTCTCAGCCCTGA
- the Ipo13 gene encoding importin-13 isoform X1, producing the protein MERREEQLGAAGAGAAPALDFTVENVEKALHQLYYDPNIENKNLAQKWLMQAQVSPQAWHFSWQLLQPDKVPEIQYFGASALHIKISRYWSDIPTDQYESLKAQLFTQITRFASGSKIVLTRLCVALASLALSMMPDAWPCAVADMVRLFQAEDSPVDSQGRCLALLELLTVLPEEFQTSRLPQYRKGLVRTSLAVECGAVFPLLEQLLQQPSSPSCVRQKVLKCFSSWVQLEVPLQDCEALIQAAFAALQDSELFDSSVEAIVNAISQPDAQRYVNTLLKLIPLVLGLQDQLRQAVQNGDMETSHGICRIAVALGENHSRALLDQVEHWQSFLALVNMIMFCTGIPGHYPVNETTSSLTLTFWYTLQDDILSFEAEKQAVYQQVYRPVYFQLVDVLLHKAQFPSDEEYGFWSSDEKEQFRIYRVDISDTLMYVYEMLGAELLSNLYDKLGRLLTSSEEPYSWQHTEALLYGFQSIAETIDVNYSDVVPGLIGLIPRISISNVQLADTVMFTIGALSEWLADHPVMINSVLPLVLHALGNPELSVSSVSTLKKICRECKYDLPPYAANIVAVSQDVLMKQIHKTSQCMWLMQALGFLLSALQVEEILKNLHSLISPYIQQLEKLAEEIPNPSNKLAIVHILGLLSNLFTTLDVSHHEDDHEGPELRKLPVPQGPNPVVVVLQQVFQLIQKVLSKWLNDAQVVEAVCAIFEKSVKTLLDDFAPMVPQLCEMLGRMYSTVPQASALDLTRQLVHIFAHEPAHFPPIEALFLLVTSVTLTLFQQGPRDHPDIVDSFMQLLAQALKRKPDLFLCERLDVKAVFQCAVLALKFPEAPTVKASCGFFTELLPRCGEIESVGKVVQEDGRILLIAVLEAIGGQASRSLMDCFADILFALNKHCFSLLSMWIKEALQPPGFPSARLSPEQKDTFSQQILRERVNKRRVKEMVKEFTLLCRGLHGTDYTADY; encoded by the exons GCGCTGCACCAGCTCTACTACGACCCCAATATTGAGAACAAGAACCTGGCTCAGAAGTGGCTGATGCAGGCCCAGGTCTCTCCTCAGGCCTGGCATTTCAGCTGGCAGCTACTCCAGCCAGACAAGGTGCCTGAGATCCAGTACTTTGGGGCCAGTGCCCTGCACATCAAGATCTCTCGCTATTGGAGTGACATCCCTACCGACCAGTATGAAAGCTTAAAGGCGCAGCTCTTCACCCAGATCACCCGCTTTGCCAGTGGCTCCAAAATTGTGCTGACTCGGCTGTGTGTGGCACTGGCCTCACTTGCTCTCAGCATGATGCCTGATGCTTGGCCATGTGCTGTGGCAGATATGGTTCGGCTCTTCCAGGCTGAGGACTCACCGGTGGATAGCCAGGGCCGTTGTCTGGCCCTTCTAGAGTTGCTGACAGTTCTGCCCGAGGAGTTTCAGACCAGCCGCTTGCCCCAGTACCGCAAAGGTCTGGTGCGGACCAGCCTGGCTGTGGAGTGTGGGGCTGTCTTCCCATTGCTGGAGCAACTGCTACAACAGCCCAGCTCTCCCAGCTGTGTGCGTCAGAAGGTGCTCAAATGCTTCTCCAGCTGGGTGCAGCTGGAAGTACCCCTGCAGGACTGTGAGGCACTCATTCAGGCTGCCTTCGCTGCTCTGCAGGACTCGGAACTCTTTGACAGCAGCGTGGAGGCCATTGTCAATGCCATCTCCCAGCCAGATGCCCAAAG GTACGTGAACACACTCCTGAAACTCATTCCGCTGGTGCTGGGACTGCAGGATCAACTGCGGCAGGCAGTGCAGAATGGGGACATGGAGACCTCCCACGGCATCTGCCGCATTGCTGTGGCCCTGGGCGAGAACCACTCTCG ggCCTTGCTAGACCAAGTAGAGCACTGGCAGAGCTTCCTGGCACTCGTCAACATGATCATGTTCTGTACTGGCATCCCTGGCCACTATCCCGTCAACGAGACTACCAGCTCCCTCACTCTCACCTTCTGGTACACgctgcag gatgacattctgtcctttgAGGCAGAGAAGCAGGCTGTATACCAGCAGGTGTACCGGCCAGTCTACTTCCAGCTGGTGGACGTACTTCTGCACAAGGCCCAGTTTCCTTCTGATGAGGAATATGGATTTTGGTCCTCAGATGAAAAGGAGCAGTTCCGAATCTACAG GGTGGACATCTCAGACACACTCATGTATGTCTATGAGATGCTGGGGGCTGAGCTGCTTAGCAACCTCTATGACAAGCTGGGCCGTTTGCTCACCAGCTCAGAGGAGCCCTACTCCTGGCAG CACACAGAAGCCCTACTCTATGGCTTCCAGTCCATTGCAGAGACCATTGATGTCAACTACTCTGACGTGGTCCCCGGACTCATCGGCCTCATCCCACGGATCAGCATCAGCAATGTACAGCTGGCGGACACTGTCATGTTCACCATTG gAGCTCTGTCTGAATGGCTGGCTGACCACCCCGTCATGATCAACAGCGTTCTGCCCCTTGTGCTGCATGCCCTAGGCAATCCTGAGCTGTCCGTCTCATCTGTGTCAACCCTCAAAAAGATCTGCCGAGAGTGCAAGTATGACCTGCCGCCCTACGCTGCCAACATTGTGGCTGTCTCCCAG GATGTGCTGATGAAGCAGATCCACAAG ACAAGCCAGTGCATGTGGTTGATGCAGGCACTGGGCTTCCTGCTGTCAGCCCTGCAGGTAGAGGAGATCCTGAAGAACCTGCACTCACTCATCTCTCCCTACATCCAACAACTGGAGAAGCTGGCAGAAGAGATA CCTAATCCCTCCAACAAGCTGGCCATTGTCCACATCTTGGGGCTTCTTTCCAACCTCTTTACTACACTGGACGTCAGTCATCATGAGGATGATCACGAAGGCCCTGAGCTCCGGAAGCTGCCAGTGCCACAGGGACCCAACCCA GTGGTGGTTGTGTTGCAGCAAGTCTTCCAGCTCATCCAGAAGGTGCTGAGCAAGTGGCTGAATGATGCCCAGGTAGTCGAG GCAGTGTGCGCCATCTTTGAGAAGTCTGTTAAGACACTGCTGGATGACTTTGCCCCCATGGTGCCGCAGCTCTGTGAGATGCTGGGTCGGATGTACAGCACCGTTCCCCAGGCCTCTGCTCTTGACCTCACTCGACAG CTGGTCCACATCTTTGCCCACGAGCCTGCCCACTTTCCCCCAATAGAGGCCCTCTTCCTGCTGGTGACTTCCGTCACACTCACTCTCTTCCAGCAAG ggCCCAGGGATCATCCTGATATTGTTGATTCATTTATGCAACTCCTGGCACAG GCTTTGAAGCGGAAGCCAGATTTGTTCCTGTGTGAGCGATTGGATGTCAAAGCTGTGTTCCAGTGTG CTGTGCTGGCCCTCAAGTTCCCTGAGGCACCTACTGTCAAGGCCTCCTGTGGCTTCTTT ACTGAGCTGCTGCCTCGATGTGGGGAAATAGAGTCTGTGGGGAAAGTGGTACAGGAAGATGGCCGTATACTGCTCATAGCAGTACTGGAG GCCATCGGGGGCCAAGCCTCCCGTAGCCTCATGGACTGTTTTGCCGACATCCTGTTCGCCCTGAACAAAcactgcttcagcctcctgagcatgTGGATCAAGGAGGCTCTGCAGCCACCTGGTTTTCCATCTGCCCGTCTCAGCCCTGAGCAGAAGGACACCTTCAGCCAGCAAATACTTCG tGAGCGAGTGAACAAGAGACGGGTAAAGGAGATGGTAAAGGAATTTACACTGCTGTGCCGGGGGCTACATGGCACAGACTACACAGCCGACTACTGA
- the Ipo13 gene encoding importin-13 isoform X2, with product MQAQVSPQAWHFSWQLLQPDKVPEIQYFGASALHIKISRYWSDIPTDQYESLKAQLFTQITRFASGSKIVLTRLCVALASLALSMMPDAWPCAVADMVRLFQAEDSPVDSQGRCLALLELLTVLPEEFQTSRLPQYRKGLVRTSLAVECGAVFPLLEQLLQQPSSPSCVRQKVLKCFSSWVQLEVPLQDCEALIQAAFAALQDSELFDSSVEAIVNAISQPDAQRYVNTLLKLIPLVLGLQDQLRQAVQNGDMETSHGICRIAVALGENHSRALLDQVEHWQSFLALVNMIMFCTGIPGHYPVNETTSSLTLTFWYTLQDDILSFEAEKQAVYQQVYRPVYFQLVDVLLHKAQFPSDEEYGFWSSDEKEQFRIYRVDISDTLMYVYEMLGAELLSNLYDKLGRLLTSSEEPYSWQHTEALLYGFQSIAETIDVNYSDVVPGLIGLIPRISISNVQLADTVMFTIGALSEWLADHPVMINSVLPLVLHALGNPELSVSSVSTLKKICRECKYDLPPYAANIVAVSQDVLMKQIHKTSQCMWLMQALGFLLSALQVEEILKNLHSLISPYIQQLEKLAEEIPNPSNKLAIVHILGLLSNLFTTLDVSHHEDDHEGPELRKLPVPQGPNPVVVVLQQVFQLIQKVLSKWLNDAQVVEAVCAIFEKSVKTLLDDFAPMVPQLCEMLGRMYSTVPQASALDLTRQLVHIFAHEPAHFPPIEALFLLVTSVTLTLFQQGPRDHPDIVDSFMQLLAQALKRKPDLFLCERLDVKAVFQCAVLALKFPEAPTVKASCGFFTELLPRCGEIESVGKVVQEDGRILLIAVLEAIGGQASRSLMDCFADILFALNKHCFSLLSMWIKEALQPPGFPSARLSPEQKDTFSQQILRERVNKRRVKEMVKEFTLLCRGLHGTDYTADY from the exons ATGCAGGCCCAGGTCTCTCCTCAGGCCTGGCATTTCAGCTGGCAGCTACTCCAGCCAGACAAGGTGCCTGAGATCCAGTACTTTGGGGCCAGTGCCCTGCACATCAAGATCTCTCGCTATTGGAGTGACATCCCTACCGACCAGTATGAAAGCTTAAAGGCGCAGCTCTTCACCCAGATCACCCGCTTTGCCAGTGGCTCCAAAATTGTGCTGACTCGGCTGTGTGTGGCACTGGCCTCACTTGCTCTCAGCATGATGCCTGATGCTTGGCCATGTGCTGTGGCAGATATGGTTCGGCTCTTCCAGGCTGAGGACTCACCGGTGGATAGCCAGGGCCGTTGTCTGGCCCTTCTAGAGTTGCTGACAGTTCTGCCCGAGGAGTTTCAGACCAGCCGCTTGCCCCAGTACCGCAAAGGTCTGGTGCGGACCAGCCTGGCTGTGGAGTGTGGGGCTGTCTTCCCATTGCTGGAGCAACTGCTACAACAGCCCAGCTCTCCCAGCTGTGTGCGTCAGAAGGTGCTCAAATGCTTCTCCAGCTGGGTGCAGCTGGAAGTACCCCTGCAGGACTGTGAGGCACTCATTCAGGCTGCCTTCGCTGCTCTGCAGGACTCGGAACTCTTTGACAGCAGCGTGGAGGCCATTGTCAATGCCATCTCCCAGCCAGATGCCCAAAG GTACGTGAACACACTCCTGAAACTCATTCCGCTGGTGCTGGGACTGCAGGATCAACTGCGGCAGGCAGTGCAGAATGGGGACATGGAGACCTCCCACGGCATCTGCCGCATTGCTGTGGCCCTGGGCGAGAACCACTCTCG ggCCTTGCTAGACCAAGTAGAGCACTGGCAGAGCTTCCTGGCACTCGTCAACATGATCATGTTCTGTACTGGCATCCCTGGCCACTATCCCGTCAACGAGACTACCAGCTCCCTCACTCTCACCTTCTGGTACACgctgcag gatgacattctgtcctttgAGGCAGAGAAGCAGGCTGTATACCAGCAGGTGTACCGGCCAGTCTACTTCCAGCTGGTGGACGTACTTCTGCACAAGGCCCAGTTTCCTTCTGATGAGGAATATGGATTTTGGTCCTCAGATGAAAAGGAGCAGTTCCGAATCTACAG GGTGGACATCTCAGACACACTCATGTATGTCTATGAGATGCTGGGGGCTGAGCTGCTTAGCAACCTCTATGACAAGCTGGGCCGTTTGCTCACCAGCTCAGAGGAGCCCTACTCCTGGCAG CACACAGAAGCCCTACTCTATGGCTTCCAGTCCATTGCAGAGACCATTGATGTCAACTACTCTGACGTGGTCCCCGGACTCATCGGCCTCATCCCACGGATCAGCATCAGCAATGTACAGCTGGCGGACACTGTCATGTTCACCATTG gAGCTCTGTCTGAATGGCTGGCTGACCACCCCGTCATGATCAACAGCGTTCTGCCCCTTGTGCTGCATGCCCTAGGCAATCCTGAGCTGTCCGTCTCATCTGTGTCAACCCTCAAAAAGATCTGCCGAGAGTGCAAGTATGACCTGCCGCCCTACGCTGCCAACATTGTGGCTGTCTCCCAG GATGTGCTGATGAAGCAGATCCACAAG ACAAGCCAGTGCATGTGGTTGATGCAGGCACTGGGCTTCCTGCTGTCAGCCCTGCAGGTAGAGGAGATCCTGAAGAACCTGCACTCACTCATCTCTCCCTACATCCAACAACTGGAGAAGCTGGCAGAAGAGATA CCTAATCCCTCCAACAAGCTGGCCATTGTCCACATCTTGGGGCTTCTTTCCAACCTCTTTACTACACTGGACGTCAGTCATCATGAGGATGATCACGAAGGCCCTGAGCTCCGGAAGCTGCCAGTGCCACAGGGACCCAACCCA GTGGTGGTTGTGTTGCAGCAAGTCTTCCAGCTCATCCAGAAGGTGCTGAGCAAGTGGCTGAATGATGCCCAGGTAGTCGAG GCAGTGTGCGCCATCTTTGAGAAGTCTGTTAAGACACTGCTGGATGACTTTGCCCCCATGGTGCCGCAGCTCTGTGAGATGCTGGGTCGGATGTACAGCACCGTTCCCCAGGCCTCTGCTCTTGACCTCACTCGACAG CTGGTCCACATCTTTGCCCACGAGCCTGCCCACTTTCCCCCAATAGAGGCCCTCTTCCTGCTGGTGACTTCCGTCACACTCACTCTCTTCCAGCAAG ggCCCAGGGATCATCCTGATATTGTTGATTCATTTATGCAACTCCTGGCACAG GCTTTGAAGCGGAAGCCAGATTTGTTCCTGTGTGAGCGATTGGATGTCAAAGCTGTGTTCCAGTGTG CTGTGCTGGCCCTCAAGTTCCCTGAGGCACCTACTGTCAAGGCCTCCTGTGGCTTCTTT ACTGAGCTGCTGCCTCGATGTGGGGAAATAGAGTCTGTGGGGAAAGTGGTACAGGAAGATGGCCGTATACTGCTCATAGCAGTACTGGAG GCCATCGGGGGCCAAGCCTCCCGTAGCCTCATGGACTGTTTTGCCGACATCCTGTTCGCCCTGAACAAAcactgcttcagcctcctgagcatgTGGATCAAGGAGGCTCTGCAGCCACCTGGTTTTCCATCTGCCCGTCTCAGCCCTGAGCAGAAGGACACCTTCAGCCAGCAAATACTTCG tGAGCGAGTGAACAAGAGACGGGTAAAGGAGATGGTAAAGGAATTTACACTGCTGTGCCGGGGGCTACATGGCACAGACTACACAGCCGACTACTGA